ATTTGAATAAGGTAGTGAAgaccgaaaatcaaaattttgtgaaattccCTCAATCTCTGAaacttttataatataattataatgacaAAACTGAACTGTATTTTTCTACTCTCTAAAAGTTTAACGTGTTTTTTGTGACGAATAAACGAATTTAATTTGTGGTTCAAGGGATTGATCATCATATGAGTAAGTAAATTTACCTCGGCTTGAATAGTTACACGAATGTACTGCACAAGGATGTGATACGTGTGCAGAATGTAGCTGTCCGGCTAATACCACAACTGTACTGATTCTTTTGGCGAACATCAGTGCACCAGCATCAAAAGGCACCAGCCGGGGTTCACCGTCCACCCGCCCAACCCAAACGCATCAAGCTCGGCCAGTATCTAAGAAAAAGGGTATTCACccatatcctcagtcaacgcaaCTGGACTCTGCGGCAACGGTTCATGCAAAGATATTTAGTTATGAGTGATTTTTATTTGCGAGTGCATATGCAGCTAGTTGCTACTATCCAGCGCATTCAATTGGCCACATCTTTTTCCAGACTTATTTTGATTCACTCTTTGACCAACCTAGACCAACTGCTGAAAAAGCAATTGaatgattagaaaatattgtaagtTAAATTCCTCTGCTTTCAGAACAAAGGAAATGTTTCTTGAAAGGACGCGTTTCGAGCCACGCAGAGCGCCTGCGCAAACACACGAACGTCATTCAAACGCATCCTGTAGCCgataccatttttttctgtttttagaCAATCCACTCcaattttgcaataaaaaacaCTCAATATATATTACCATATTACTAATCGTTAATATTAGTAGTTTTAGGTATTTAAGATTAATTAGAAaagctaataataataattattattattagtattattattttatcaaggatggaaaaatttttcaaataattacgaTTAACACACACTACAGTGTCCATGGCATTGTTCGAAtatatcagatttttattcgaaaaaccAGCTTTTAGCGACATCTTACATCTGCACCGTTGTCTGCACGACGATCATCGGGCCCCTTTCTAACATCGCTGGATTAGGCTGGATTTTCACAGGCAGCGAAATCCAGCGGCAGCAAGCAGTGACGCTACGACAGCGAAAAACTGCCTGCGTTGCCCGTGAAAATCCAGCGTTACTGTCAGAGTGTTGCCAATTCTTCGATTTGAGTTCAGTCTCCTTTCGTAGGTTCCATGCTCAATACCTTTGAATATCCCCCTCTCTAGATACGAAAATTTTATAGGTCCACGTCAGTGCGCTGTGCCATGGAGCGACCAGTAAGTGAAGTACTTGTGACGAATGTTCTGTACGACGTACCGCATAACATAACATAACCACAACCACGAATTTGGATCGTGCCGAGTGTGCACAACTTAATAAAAACCATATAAGAGTCACGCTTGCTAGAAGATATTTACGAACAAATTATAAGATAGAAAAGGTAGGTGTACGTTCCACATACGTTATCCTGTACGTTGACGATGTAACATCATTTAGAAAGCTAACAAGAATTAGTTCGAATATTGTTCGTCCACATGTACCAGCTGTTAGTCAGATAACTTTCGACAAGCCCTCTCGTTGTATGGAAAATTAACTCTGCTATTTGTTTCCAAGATAAGCGCTCAAAATGAACTCGTTAGTGTGGATATGTCTCACACTATTGGGGCAATGTTATATAGGAATTAGTGCACAGGGTCAAAGAGTTGCACCGGGAGTTCCACCCCAACATTATCAACAGGTTTGTAAGAAACACTTTACTCGTATCCATTTGATTTCATTGACCTATTTCTGTTCAGGATATTGTACTTAAATCTTCTTTGTAGCCACCACAGCCGCATCAGGTTCATCAGCAGCAACAAATCCATCAGCAACAACAAATCCACCAGCAGCAAGTTCATCAACAACAACAGGTGATTAATCACAtggaacttttcatttttttgttgaacaGAATTATTTACTGCAAAATATGTTAGCAAAAATCGAACCAGGCCAAAAATAGTAGGTTCCGATCTTTGATAATGACAAAGTATATCATCAAAATTTGAGATCTTTATCTAGAATTGTTTCGGAGATAGTGTAAATGCAAACACAtcttaaaattatcaaaagtCATATCTTGACCTGAAAttaatacttttcttttcaccaaAAGCgatgaagagtaaaaaaatttgcttagTTATATCAGTTGTTATAAAGTATCTTGCACTGTTTGTTTTACATCATTTATTTCATATCATAGTTATGCATATATCGGTTATCTACTCAAAGGAATATTTAGGTAATGGATCTATGCTCGTGCTCTCATGAATCAggtaataattcattttttacttagaTCGAATTTTAAAATCCTTGCTCGTTATAGTCTGCTTGGGATCATAGATTTCCAGGTATATGTGACTAACAGAATTTTTGGATAGatgcaattttcaaataccCTGGGAGAAACATGTATAATTTACtactatattttatttttgtgatCGTTTCATCGTAATCTCATGAAGGAGTGAATTGTCAGTTTCTTTACACAATGTTCTTTGCTTATAGTTTCAGCAAGTACCAGTGCAACAAGTTCCTGTACAACCAGTTCCCCTCCAGCAGCAACCTCAAGTTCAACATGTGCCGGTAccacagcaacagcagcaacaacaacaacaacaacaacaagtgcCACATGGTCATAACCATGGGGTACCACAGCCAGGACAAATTCTCAATGCTGCAAACATTGAGCATGAAAAGGCGTAAGtccagattcaaaattttatatatgatTGATAGTAAAAGTGTGAGTCATATCactttgtaacttttttcaaaatcatagtAATATTGTATGCATAGTAATATTGTAATGCtattgattattataaaaaatagtaCAAGATCCTTTAAACATAttactttaaatttttcattacttattTTGAGAACACTTTATACTGCAGTATTTAATCAAAGAAATAGCTACTGTCGATTCTtgaattattacaataatttttatccagaACTATCCAAAAAAGGGAATAAACAATGTATATTACCTTAACTTGGTATCTCTTTTTTGCAATCAGACACATAGCAGAGCACATGGAAATACCTATGGACACAAATAAAATGACGGATCAGGAGTTACAGTTccattatttcaaaatgcaTGATGCagacaataataacaaattaGATGGTTGTGAGCTTATAAAATCTCTCATCCATTGGCACGGTATGTACTTcaattagttttatttatcaatttttcactttggtGAAGGGGatacagtgtttttttttacatatttgagAACTTAAATTTGCCATAGTATTTGATGCAATTGTGAATCGTTCAAATATATGATgtaattatacgtattatataagATGCGTCCCGTCTCAGCAGGGTACATGTatggttgaaattatttaattcaattattcaattaatcccttctttttcaataattcttgGAGTCAAAATCAATGATTGATACCAGATTAATCAAAGCTACGCGAATAATTGAATTCATATGCTGGAATGTTGAAAAAGACTCTACCAATGTTTATTCAGTAGAGCGTTGATTAGCCGAACGCCAATTATTCGAATGGTGATTTGGTTTATCCAAAACGACCAATCATCTGAATGAAGATTCGGTTCAATGGAAATGTCAGTATGTGGAATATAATCCAGTTtaaactttcgttttttcgaataacagattgttaaataaattattgcgcGACATCGTGAGGTCAGACTTTCATGGTGTACCTCCCCTCCACCTGCCTGACCTGAACTTGCACACATTCGGTTTCCAGTGTCAATCGTTACTCGCCTGCAAAGCGTAAAAAAGCAAGCCCTGATATTGGATCTTATGTTttatgtacagtaatgtttAGAAATGCCTTGGGcttccggctaacttgtttttggTCCGAAACAAAACTCAAGGTTGATTCTATACAAAGTATGTGACAATGACTCCCAATCTATCACGTTGGCTGCATTGccagtcattgtcacataatttgtATAGAATCGGGCTCGCATTTTGTTTTGGACCAAAAAGATGTTAGCCGGATACCCAAGGCATTAATGAACGGTACTGTAGGTATTCTATTACGTTCAAGGaattagcatttttttttccaaactgttcggttattatttgaattttcaactatCCGAATGATGTCTGGTCCCAATTAATTCAGATAATCAACTCTCTACTGTATACGTCTTTTCTAATATGCTGTACTttatgaacaatttttataggctatattattattcgagTTGTGTTCTAAAGATTACTTTCAAGGTATTACCTTTGAGCTCTTGAGATTGAAGTAAGATGATTTTGATCAAACCTTGTCTAAAGATACAATTATTAATATGGCCCAATAGGTGGTTCAATAAACTTATTTAGTTAGGATTCAAGCAGCCTTTTTTTAGTATTGCTCTTAATGTGGAAGTTTGTAACGAAAAGTTGTGAAgacatttgaaaaactttgatttttaaGCCTAGCttatgaaaacgaaaaattttatgcgaATATCTTATGCAGCATCCATATACTGGCTTTACGATATGACGGTGTATAAGATTGTTTTTTAATGTTGTGTGATGGTTCTTGTGTTTGGCTTTTGCGTGACGTCTCGCATTGCGTTGTGTTCTTGTCGGTTTCTGGTACACAGAGCAAGGGAGTAAGGAGCCAGGGACACCTAATGccgaggaaaaaatatttaaggaTGATGAGCTGGTTGCTTTAATTGATCCAATTTTGGGTATGGACGATACGAACAAAGATGGTTTTATCGATTATCCTGAATTTAT
The genomic region above belongs to Diprion similis isolate iyDipSimi1 chromosome 8, iyDipSimi1.1, whole genome shotgun sequence and contains:
- the LOC124408829 gene encoding putative cyclin-dependent serine/threonine-protein kinase DDB_G0272797/DDB_G0274007 isoform X2, with amino-acid sequence MNSLVWICLTLLGQCYIGISAQGQRVAPGVPPQHYQQPPQPHQVHQQQQIHQQQQIHQQQVHQQQQFQQVPVQQVPVQPVPLQQQPQVQHVPVPQQQQQQQQQQQQVPHGHNHGVPQPGQILNAANIEHEKAHIAEHMEIPMDTNKMTDQELQFHYFKMHDADNNNKLDGCELIKSLIHWHETEEGMQTENYTDTQLLNVIEAVMSSTDTDDDGYITWSEFIASNS
- the LOC124408829 gene encoding putative cyclin-dependent serine/threonine-protein kinase DDB_G0272797/DDB_G0274007 isoform X1; amino-acid sequence: MNSLVWICLTLLGQCYIGISAQGQRVAPGVPPQHYQQPPQPHQVHQQQQIHQQQQIHQQQVHQQQQFQQVPVQQVPVQPVPLQQQPQVQHVPVPQQQQQQQQQQQQVPHGHNHGVPQPGQILNAANIEHEKAHIAEHMEIPMDTNKMTDQELQFHYFKMHDADNNNKLDGCELIKSLIHWHEQGSKEPGTPNAEEKIFKDDELVALIDPILGMDDTNKDGFIDYPEFIQAQQKAAATGRP